The region GTAGTTATCATCTAGTTCAAAATCTGTAGAAGACACTAAAACTACCTCATTGTGAAAAATGTAAAGGGTCCTAGGCGCTATTTATCTTGCCTAAAAATACTTGTCAAGTTTTATTTAAATTTTAGTATCTTAAATTTGTAAATAGGGCTTTTTTTCTACGTACATTGTGTGGCATGATATAATCCACCCTGCGTCCTTATATTTTTTGACTATATATTTTTGGTCAAATACAGATACGCCGGGGGCTGGACTTGAAAATAACAAATTCATCCCCATCTTAAATTACTGAATTTCATTTTAAATATTTTATCAGACAGCCTTAACGCTGAATACTCTGATGAAATATGTAGGCTATTCACTAAATTTAATGAGCTTAAGTCGTGCATAGTTGTACGATTTTTTTACTGTCACAGATTCAACGAAGAGTAAGCAAAGATGAGCGATATGACTTCCCCTACTTCGCAAGTAGCGGCTCTGATTAGCCGAGGCAAAGAACAAGGTTATTTAACCTTCGCTGAGGTTAACGATCATCTCCCGGACTCAATCACAGAAAGTGAACAGATTGAAGATATCATTCAAATGCTGAATGACGTCGGCATTCCGGTACATGATCGCGCGCCTGAATCTGATGATGCGATGTTCGAGGATACTGCAGAAGCTGCCGATGAAGTTGCAGAAGAAGAAGCTGCAGCAGTACTTGCATCTGTAGAAAATGAGCCAGGTCGTACAACTGACCCTGTACGCATGTATATGCGTGAAATGGGTACCGTTGAACTTTTAACGCGTGAAGGCGAAATTAGCATTGCCAAACGTATTGAAGAAGGTATTCGTGACGTTCTTCACTCAATTGCTTACTGGCCAAATGCCGTAGAAGTTGTACTCCAAGAATACAAAGATTATGAAGCTGGCGAACGCCGCCTGGCTGACCTTCTTTCAGGTTATTTAGATCCTGAAACTGATGATGACATTCCAGAAGTACTGGAAGAAGTCGCTGAGATCGAAGAAGACAAAGAAGCAACTACCAAGTCAGCCAAAGATGTAAAACTGGATGATGAGGAAGAGGATGAAGAGTCTGACAGTGATGATGACTCTGAAGGTGACTCAGGTCCAGATCCAGAAATTGCCAAAGTACGTTTTGCTGAACTGTCAGATGCCTGGATCAACACCAAAGCAGTAATTGAAAAGCATGGCCGCAATAGCAAAGAAGCAGAAGAAGCGCTGCAAGCTTTAGCAACTGTGTTCATGATGTTCAAGTTCACACCGCGTCTGTTCGATATCATTTCTGAAATGATTCGTGGTACACACGACCAGATCCGTGGTGCAGAACGTGAAATAATGCGTTATGCAGTTCGTCGTGGCCGTATGGACCGTACCCAGTTCCGTACTTCTTTCCCGGGTCAGGAATCTAATCCAGCCTGGTTAGATGAGCAAATTGCGAAAGCGCCTGCTGATCAAAAAGGCTATCTGGAAAAAGTACGTCCTGACGTATTGGCATTCCAGCAAAAGATTGCCGACATTGAAAAAGATCTTGATCTTAAAGTTCGTGATATCAAGGATATCGCCAAACGTATGGCTGTGGGTGAAGCGAAAGCACGCCGTGCCAAGAAAGAAATGGTTGAAGCGAACTTACGTCTGGTAATTTCGATTGCGAAAAAATATACCAACCGTGGCTTGCAGTTCCTGGATCTGATTCAGGAAGGTAACATCGGTCTGATGAAAGCGGTTGATAAGTTTGAATACCGTCGTGGTTACAAGTTCTCGACTTATGCCACCTGGTGGATTCGTCAGGCGATTACCCGTTCAATCGCGGATCAGGCACGTACCATCCGTATTCCAGTACACATGATCGAAACCATTAACAAGATCAACCGTGTATCTCGTCAATTGCTTCAGGAAATGGGTCGTGAACCGACTCCGGAAGAACTGGGCGAACGTCTGGAAATGGACGAAGTCAAGGTTCGTAAAGTACTGAAAATCGCCAAAGAACCGATTTCGATGGAAACACCGATCGGTGATGATGAAGATTCGCATTTGGGTGACTTCATTGAAGACAGCAACATCACTTCTCCGGTGGATGCTGCAACTTCAGAAGGCCTGAAAGAAGCGACTCGTGAAGTATTAGAGAATCTGACTGAACGTGAAGCGAAAGTCCTGAAAATGCGTTTCGGTATCGATATGCCAACGGATCATACCTTGGAAGAAGTAGGTAAGCAGTTCGACGTAACTCGTGAGCGTATCCGTCAGATTGAAGCGAAAGCCTTACGTAAGCTACGTCACCCTTCCCGCTCTGAACACCTGCGTTCATTCCTGGAAAATGACTAAGATTTGATACAATTGATGGAGACTTGAAATTCACTCGACAGTCTCCATTTATGTATCCAGACAGACCCAAACGCCTGCACTCATGCAGGCGTTTCGAATAGGGGGACTACATGTTAGACCGTACACCATCTCGCGAACTACAAGAACATCTTTGGGTTTTCCCTATGGACTACCCGATCAAGCTC is a window of Acinetobacter sp. ASP199 DNA encoding:
- the rpoD gene encoding RNA polymerase sigma factor RpoD produces the protein MSDMTSPTSQVAALISRGKEQGYLTFAEVNDHLPDSITESEQIEDIIQMLNDVGIPVHDRAPESDDAMFEDTAEAADEVAEEEAAAVLASVENEPGRTTDPVRMYMREMGTVELLTREGEISIAKRIEEGIRDVLHSIAYWPNAVEVVLQEYKDYEAGERRLADLLSGYLDPETDDDIPEVLEEVAEIEEDKEATTKSAKDVKLDDEEEDEESDSDDDSEGDSGPDPEIAKVRFAELSDAWINTKAVIEKHGRNSKEAEEALQALATVFMMFKFTPRLFDIISEMIRGTHDQIRGAEREIMRYAVRRGRMDRTQFRTSFPGQESNPAWLDEQIAKAPADQKGYLEKVRPDVLAFQQKIADIEKDLDLKVRDIKDIAKRMAVGEAKARRAKKEMVEANLRLVISIAKKYTNRGLQFLDLIQEGNIGLMKAVDKFEYRRGYKFSTYATWWIRQAITRSIADQARTIRIPVHMIETINKINRVSRQLLQEMGREPTPEELGERLEMDEVKVRKVLKIAKEPISMETPIGDDEDSHLGDFIEDSNITSPVDAATSEGLKEATREVLENLTEREAKVLKMRFGIDMPTDHTLEEVGKQFDVTRERIRQIEAKALRKLRHPSRSEHLRSFLEND